One genomic window of Sulfurovum lithotrophicum includes the following:
- a CDS encoding DUF1501 domain-containing protein: MKKNIQRPEEHIDRRTFMKGLGALGLSSVFPSTLSAAALDYDQIQFDPNIYNDNNAQTIIVYLTGGAAEFAGNLTNLDEINSASQNPYPLPSMTPTQNNCWLEAGGDSIEKLLANGDMNLFRTCFRTFDDSRSHGVCSSQAQYGQATQGTSGIVTNIASILYNKGAVTEPTANDEIGKNFPFVSMESTISPLYAKGGIDLPSFLEPVIFDSKSAIKNPYARSSSPLINRILNTQTEETIDNLLDTQATQTNTPGTIQDNFDKRAILAQYTDELNAIPLPEGVSYPAHNEYADKLQLAMKLLIHNAHTKVVTIGAIGGLGGWDDHQNALAQYSNRMKQLLSALDAAVTHMNAAARTNINIVVFGEFGRNLNYNNAAGWDHGNNQNVYWIGGKDYMNQMGIVGETELYTTGEPDRLYNRPKNFGQEGESYHFQVFSIAATLYNIYGITNPEILTDNNMPIDGLLS; encoded by the coding sequence ATGAAAAAGAACATTCAACGTCCAGAAGAACATATCGACCGACGAACCTTTATGAAAGGTCTTGGTGCTTTAGGCCTTTCTTCTGTATTCCCCAGTACTTTGTCTGCTGCCGCTCTGGACTACGATCAGATCCAGTTCGATCCGAATATCTACAACGACAACAATGCCCAGACCATTATTGTTTATCTTACAGGGGGTGCTGCAGAATTTGCAGGGAACCTCACAAACCTGGACGAGATAAACAGTGCAAGCCAGAATCCCTATCCTCTCCCCTCCATGACACCTACACAAAACAACTGCTGGCTGGAAGCAGGAGGTGACAGCATCGAGAAACTTCTGGCAAATGGAGATATGAACCTTTTCAGGACATGTTTCAGAACCTTTGATGATTCCAGGTCCCATGGTGTATGTTCTTCCCAGGCACAGTATGGGCAGGCTACTCAGGGAACATCCGGTATTGTCACAAATATCGCATCCATTCTGTATAACAAAGGAGCGGTCACCGAACCGACAGCCAATGACGAGATAGGAAAGAATTTCCCTTTTGTTTCAATGGAAAGTACGATATCACCGCTCTATGCCAAAGGCGGCATCGATCTGCCTTCATTTCTCGAACCTGTGATATTCGACAGCAAAAGTGCTATCAAGAATCCTTATGCAAGATCCTCCTCCCCACTGATAAACCGTATCCTCAATACACAGACCGAAGAGACTATTGATAACCTTCTGGACACACAGGCAACTCAGACCAATACACCAGGGACGATACAGGACAATTTTGACAAAAGAGCTATTCTTGCACAATATACGGACGAATTGAATGCCATACCGCTGCCTGAAGGTGTGAGTTACCCTGCACACAATGAATATGCGGATAAATTACAATTGGCAATGAAACTTCTTATCCATAATGCACATACCAAAGTAGTGACCATCGGTGCTATAGGCGGACTGGGAGGATGGGACGACCATCAGAATGCACTTGCACAATATAGCAACAGAATGAAACAGCTGCTAAGCGCACTCGATGCAGCCGTAACCCATATGAACGCAGCGGCGCGCACAAACATCAACATTGTGGTCTTTGGTGAGTTTGGACGGAACCTGAATTATAACAATGCAGCGGGATGGGACCATGGGAACAACCAGAACGTATACTGGATAGGAGGAAAGGACTATATGAACCAAATGGGTATTGTCGGAGAAACGGAACTCTATACTACAGGAGAACCCGACCGTCTCTACAATAGACCGAAAAACTTCGGTCAGGAAGGAGAATCATATCATTTTCAAGTCTTCAGCATTGCTGCGACACTCTATAATATTTATGGTATCACCAATCCTGAGATACTCACTGATAACAATATGCCCATCGACGGCCTGCTAAGTTAA
- a CDS encoding GGDEF domain-containing protein produces the protein MQKQWSSFRITLLLYLVVLILPFSFYFVYSSFETIKTDTLIVRQSSWIPGAIEHTSNENDILQIDKNLNNIAQWAKKNADSKLYIGAKSLSQDLSDVTACWSASKKDLSAQKGKCYDLAENMAVNIEKMVYLKQKEIINVFYISLLLAMIFTLLLIYFVRVYIHRQMKKHAIHDHDTDLFNQKFFLAELQTAVARAKRENSPLSIFFLSVTNLKGGIYDAKQQKHLAQKIAHVISMSTRDSDTVCRYDEEHFAILMPMADREAALHLETRLKTALSHYEFHVDPQPEFDFITTQFDNSETEESFITRSKN, from the coding sequence ATGCAAAAACAATGGTCATCATTTCGGATCACACTTCTACTTTATCTAGTCGTTCTCATTCTCCCTTTCAGTTTTTACTTCGTCTACTCATCATTTGAGACGATCAAAACCGATACATTGATCGTCCGCCAGAGCAGCTGGATCCCCGGTGCAATAGAGCATACCTCAAATGAAAATGATATACTCCAGATAGACAAAAATCTCAACAACATTGCACAGTGGGCAAAAAAGAACGCCGACTCCAAACTCTACATAGGTGCGAAATCACTCTCGCAGGATCTCTCAGATGTAACAGCATGCTGGAGCGCATCCAAAAAAGATCTTTCTGCACAAAAGGGGAAATGTTACGATCTGGCTGAAAATATGGCCGTCAACATTGAAAAGATGGTCTACCTGAAACAGAAAGAGATCATCAATGTCTTTTACATCAGCCTTTTACTGGCTATGATATTCACACTTCTTCTAATCTACTTTGTAAGAGTATACATTCATAGACAGATGAAAAAGCATGCCATTCACGACCACGATACAGATCTTTTCAACCAAAAATTCTTCCTGGCGGAACTTCAGACTGCAGTTGCCAGAGCAAAAAGAGAGAACAGTCCACTCTCCATCTTCTTTTTGTCGGTAACAAACCTGAAGGGTGGGATTTATGATGCGAAGCAGCAGAAACATCTTGCACAAAAAATAGCGCATGTTATCAGTATGTCCACAAGGGACAGCGATACAGTATGCCGTTACGATGAAGAGCATTTCGCCATACTCATGCCCATGGCAGACAGAGAAGCTGCACTCCATCTTGAAACACGTCTCAAGACAGCATTGTCACATTATGAATTCCATGTAGATCCGCAACCTGAATTTGATTTCATAACAACACAGTTCGACAACAGCGAAACGGAAGAATCATTTATAACGCGGAGCAAGAATTGA
- a CDS encoding type II secretion system protein, producing MKSENCEHNMKQMRRGFTMIELIFVIVIIGLLAGIAIKKLSATRDDAKLSAVVSNMSICITDAAAHYTATHRDYTLADHPVACDKNSTMCYNIVYSVNGEDFNVTTDPTAAPYCTDIDYVGGHLARSYDFGGIGVNRN from the coding sequence TTGAAAAGCGAAAACTGTGAACACAACATGAAACAAATGAGACGCGGATTCACAATGATCGAATTGATCTTTGTTATAGTAATCATAGGTCTACTTGCAGGCATTGCCATCAAAAAACTCTCTGCCACAAGGGATGACGCCAAGCTTTCAGCTGTTGTATCAAACATGTCGATCTGCATAACAGACGCTGCTGCCCATTATACAGCCACCCATCGTGATTATACATTAGCAGACCATCCTGTAGCATGCGACAAGAACAGTACCATGTGCTACAATATCGTCTATTCCGTCAATGGCGAAGACTTCAATGTAACAACTGATCCAACAGCCGCTCCATACTGTACAGATATAGACTATGTAGGAGGCCACCTGGCCAGAAGTTATGACTTTGGCGGCATTGGTGTAAACAGAAATTAA
- a CDS encoding type II secretion system protein, translated as MIELIFVIVIIGILAAVAIPKLAATRDDAKISNVIANTRTALGDMSSYYTSQGGTVWKTAKLSDVTNVPVYTDNGCTTLATSSTNAIGTVYLCDEAKGKPCVTLKATQTDINATAASSGTSTVCDGVVSDPAIIALTDGAGNTKTHKLGGVGVVR; from the coding sequence ATGATCGAATTGATCTTTGTAATTGTAATTATCGGTATTTTGGCAGCGGTTGCCATTCCAAAGTTGGCAGCAACGAGAGATGACGCAAAGATTTCTAACGTTATTGCAAATACAAGAACAGCCTTGGGTGATATGTCTTCATATTATACTTCACAAGGTGGTACAGTATGGAAAACTGCCAAATTAAGTGATGTAACGAATGTACCTGTTTACACAGATAATGGATGTACGACTCTAGCAACATCCAGTACAAATGCTATAGGTACGGTTTATTTGTGTGATGAGGCAAAAGGTAAGCCATGTGTAACTCTCAAAGCGACACAGACAGATATAAATGCGACAGCAGCATCTTCAGGAACAAGTACCGTATGTGATGGTGTAGTGAGTGATCCTGCTATTATAGCACTTACTGATGGTGCAGGAAATACAAAAACACATAAACTTGGTGGTGTAGGTGTTGTAAGATAA
- a CDS encoding type II secretion system protein, whose amino-acid sequence MDTPYQKAFTMIELVFVIVIIGILAAVAIPKLAATRDDAKVSAIISHARKTLGDFQAFYTSQGNDRWTSVNVTEATSVPLEKAGCTGLVDSGSALSPTTFVLCHDNVVCLTFTTINEGNLTITDGTDTTDYICEAVKADPAISAISNKSYRLGGETVVR is encoded by the coding sequence ATGGATACTCCATATCAAAAAGCGTTTACAATGATCGAACTGGTCTTTGTCATTGTCATTATCGGTATATTGGCGGCAGTTGCCATCCCGAAACTGGCAGCGACCAGAGATGATGCGAAGGTTTCTGCCATCATAAGCCATGCAAGAAAAACCCTTGGTGACTTTCAAGCCTTTTATACCTCACAGGGAAATGACAGATGGACAAGCGTGAATGTGACCGAAGCTACCAGTGTACCGCTTGAAAAGGCTGGCTGTACCGGTCTTGTGGACTCCGGTAGTGCACTCAGTCCCACAACTTTCGTATTGTGTCATGACAACGTGGTATGCCTCACCTTCACGACGATAAATGAAGGTAATTTGACCATAACGGATGGGACGGATACAACAGATTACATCTGTGAGGCAGTGAAGGCCGATCCTGCGATATCTGCCATCAGCAATAAATCGTATAGACTGGGCGGAGAGACAGTCGTACGATAG
- a CDS encoding type II secretion system protein, translated as MHHKHQKAFTMIELVFVIVVIGILAAIAIPKLAATRDDAVITKARATLASVRSSLSTERQKRILRGDFTAIGDLGDSTYAFRYFDNNSSNPVLEYPVKNCATGANECWKRDSNTQYTFRSPTGTDAVFTLSGNKLNCKTSSDCSELE; from the coding sequence ATGCACCATAAACATCAAAAAGCTTTCACCATGATTGAATTGGTATTTGTCATCGTGGTAATTGGAATTCTGGCAGCAATCGCTATACCAAAACTGGCAGCTACACGTGATGATGCCGTCATTACCAAAGCAAGGGCGACCCTGGCATCAGTCAGAAGTTCATTAAGTACTGAACGCCAGAAACGTATTTTGCGGGGTGATTTTACAGCCATAGGTGACTTGGGAGACAGTACCTATGCATTTAGGTACTTCGATAACAACAGTTCCAATCCCGTGCTTGAATATCCGGTAAAAAACTGTGCAACCGGTGCGAATGAATGTTGGAAGCGTGACAGCAATACGCAGTATACTTTCAGGAGTCCCACCGGGACAGATGCGGTTTTTACGCTTTCAGGCAATAAACTGAACTGTAAAACCTCCTCTGACTGTAGCGAACTTGAATAA
- a CDS encoding primosomal protein N' has protein sequence MTYFSRQTLDAGSIISVPLKSTQKDAVVVKEVEKPDFETAEIVSASGKAYNTVQMEIAKFISEYYFSSFSEAISLFLPYAVGCCPMTTPLKTDHEKQPCGVVGVQHPTLTTIQQKAYAQLLKKDKALLFGVTGSGKTEIFISLMAKMLEEGKTSIFLMPEISLSPQMEKRLKVYFGDTVAMWHSKITKKKKEQILEGIGSGTVRIIAGARSALFTPLKDLGLIIVDEEHDDSYKAQTRPRYHARDVAVLMGQRLGAKVVLASATPSAASYYKYDVVKLGKPYVQMKKEYRFIGGDSINAPILNALQQNFAAKNQSLLFLPTRGNFKYLYCESCGKTHLCPYCSVGMALHRRRRHLKCHYCNFTEAIVDTCTYCGHTPLRSERMGTQEAMEVIGNAIEGIEIEQFDRDSIGTAKQLKNALKRFESGESHLLLGTQMLSKGHDYANITLSVIMGLDHILGLADYRARERAVSLLFQVAGRSGRAKEAQVIVQTGDAEFFKNYLHDYEDFIRDELVFLEMAGYPPFASLARILIAHKDEAKAGKITLDTVTKLKQFGDIEIVGHGKAPVERIANKYRFNILLRAKSRVPLLKALHAVDRREIEIDMDPVEFS, from the coding sequence TTGACCTATTTTTCCAGACAAACATTAGATGCGGGTTCCATAATCTCTGTTCCTCTTAAATCTACCCAAAAAGATGCGGTTGTGGTCAAAGAGGTTGAAAAGCCTGATTTTGAAACGGCTGAGATCGTTTCCGCATCCGGCAAAGCTTACAATACTGTACAAATGGAGATCGCCAAATTCATCTCTGAGTACTATTTCTCCTCATTTTCCGAAGCTATCTCATTATTTTTGCCATATGCTGTAGGGTGTTGTCCCATGACAACACCTTTAAAAACAGACCATGAGAAACAGCCTTGTGGTGTTGTAGGGGTACAACACCCTACGTTAACGACAATACAACAAAAAGCCTACGCCCAGCTCCTGAAAAAAGACAAAGCCCTACTTTTTGGTGTGACCGGCTCGGGGAAAACGGAAATATTTATTTCATTGATGGCAAAGATGCTCGAAGAGGGTAAAACGTCTATTTTCCTGATGCCTGAGATCTCGCTCTCTCCGCAGATGGAGAAGCGTCTGAAGGTCTATTTTGGCGATACCGTGGCGATGTGGCACTCTAAGATCACCAAAAAGAAGAAAGAGCAGATACTTGAAGGCATTGGGAGCGGAACCGTCCGCATCATTGCCGGGGCACGTTCGGCGCTCTTTACACCGCTAAAAGACCTGGGGCTGATCATTGTCGATGAGGAGCATGACGACAGCTACAAGGCACAGACCAGGCCGCGCTACCATGCACGCGATGTGGCGGTACTTATGGGGCAGAGGCTGGGTGCCAAAGTGGTGCTGGCTTCGGCGACACCTTCGGCTGCGAGTTACTATAAGTATGATGTGGTCAAGCTTGGGAAGCCCTATGTGCAGATGAAAAAAGAATACCGTTTTATCGGTGGTGACAGCATCAATGCACCTATTTTGAATGCCTTGCAGCAGAATTTTGCAGCAAAGAACCAGTCGCTGCTTTTTCTGCCTACGAGGGGGAATTTCAAATACCTCTACTGTGAAAGCTGCGGCAAGACGCATCTCTGTCCCTACTGTTCGGTGGGGATGGCACTGCATCGCAGGCGCAGACACCTCAAATGCCACTACTGCAACTTTACCGAAGCCATAGTCGACACCTGTACCTACTGCGGGCATACACCGCTCAGGAGTGAACGTATGGGAACCCAGGAGGCTATGGAAGTCATTGGCAATGCCATAGAGGGTATAGAAATAGAACAGTTCGACAGGGACAGCATCGGTACGGCAAAGCAGCTTAAAAATGCCCTCAAGCGTTTTGAGAGCGGAGAAAGCCATCTGCTGCTTGGTACGCAGATGTTGAGCAAGGGGCATGACTATGCCAATATCACGCTTTCGGTGATCATGGGGTTGGACCACATTTTGGGACTGGCGGATTACCGAGCCAGGGAACGGGCGGTGAGCCTGCTGTTCCAGGTAGCAGGACGAAGCGGAAGGGCCAAAGAAGCACAGGTGATCGTTCAGACCGGTGATGCGGAGTTTTTCAAAAACTATCTGCATGACTATGAAGATTTCATCAGGGACGAACTGGTGTTTCTTGAAATGGCAGGCTATCCACCGTTCGCGTCACTGGCACGTATACTCATAGCCCATAAAGATGAAGCCAAAGCAGGGAAGATCACACTGGATACGGTGACGAAACTCAAACAGTTCGGTGACATTGAAATTGTCGGTCACGGCAAAGCACCTGTTGAACGCATTGCCAACAAATACCGTTTCAACATACTGCTGCGCGCCAAGAGCCGGGTGCCTCTGTTAAAAGCTTTGCATGCAGTAGACAGACGGGAGATAGAGATAGATATGGACCCGGTCGAGTTTTCGTAG
- the ispG gene encoding flavodoxin-dependent (E)-4-hydroxy-3-methylbut-2-enyl-diphosphate synthase — MKERYPTKKIYVGDVAVGGDAPISVQSMTYSDTRDVAATVEQINRLHFAGADMVRVAVPEIEDALALKAIREQISLPLIADIHFNYRLALEAAKWVDCIRFNPGNIGEKSRIKEIVKACQERNLPIRVGVNAGSLEKEFDQKYGATAEGMVASAEYNIKFLEDLGFTDIKVSLKASDVDRTVDAYRMLRPKNAYPFHLGITEAGTIFHATVKSAIGLGALLLDGIGDTMRVSITGELEEEIKVGKAILKDSGRVQEGLNIISCPTCGRIEADLVSAVAEVEKRTAHIKTPMDVSVMGCVVNAIGEAKHADVAIAYGKGSGLVMVKGEVVAKLPESELVERFVEEVEKFAEQNK; from the coding sequence GTGAAAGAAAGATACCCAACTAAAAAAATTTACGTCGGAGATGTTGCCGTAGGCGGTGATGCACCGATCTCTGTACAGTCGATGACATATAGTGATACACGTGATGTAGCCGCAACGGTAGAGCAGATCAACAGGCTGCATTTTGCCGGGGCAGATATGGTGCGTGTCGCCGTGCCCGAAATAGAAGATGCTTTGGCGCTTAAAGCGATCAGGGAGCAGATATCCCTGCCACTCATTGCCGATATTCACTTTAACTACCGACTGGCACTCGAAGCGGCCAAATGGGTGGACTGCATCAGATTCAACCCGGGGAACATCGGTGAAAAATCACGTATCAAAGAGATCGTAAAAGCATGTCAGGAGCGTAATTTGCCTATACGTGTAGGTGTGAATGCCGGTTCTCTGGAAAAAGAGTTCGACCAGAAGTACGGCGCGACGGCGGAAGGCATGGTTGCCTCTGCGGAATACAATATCAAGTTTCTCGAAGACCTTGGATTTACCGATATCAAAGTTTCTCTAAAGGCTTCTGATGTAGACAGGACAGTGGATGCCTACAGAATGCTGCGTCCCAAAAATGCCTATCCGTTCCATCTCGGTATCACCGAAGCGGGTACGATCTTTCATGCCACGGTTAAATCGGCCATAGGTCTGGGAGCGCTGCTGCTGGACGGCATAGGCGATACGATGCGGGTTTCCATTACCGGCGAACTGGAAGAGGAGATCAAAGTAGGCAAGGCGATACTCAAAGACAGCGGACGGGTGCAGGAGGGGTTGAACATCATCTCCTGTCCTACCTGCGGGCGGATAGAGGCGGACCTTGTTTCTGCCGTTGCCGAGGTGGAAAAAAGAACGGCGCACATTAAAACACCGATGGATGTCTCTGTCATGGGCTGTGTGGTCAATGCCATAGGAGAGGCCAAGCATGCCGATGTGGCCATAGCCTATGGCAAAGGTAGCGGGCTGGTGATGGTCAAAGGGGAAGTGGTGGCAAAACTGCCTGAGAGTGAGTTGGTAGAGAGATTTGTGGAAGAGGTAGAAAAGTTTGCAGAACAAAATAAATAA
- a CDS encoding replicative DNA helicase, whose translation MENMYNLNIERAVLSAIIFDPEIYEEIAAKLHPHDFYLPFHQHVFLAMEELSREEKPIDEEFLRSKLVSMGKFDEVAMLELLSANPISNTAAYLSEIKAKSSKRALATLATEIKKVTIEDDLPAEEVMNLVEKKLYEITQNNTNEDFRESKEITLAMMDEINRLKALGNSKLIGTDTGFKNLNDKTSGFGKGDLVIIAARPAMGKTALVLNMALRAIERNEGVAFFSLEMPAEQLMLRLLSAKTSIPLQQLRIGDLRDEQWSQLSAATDELSQKKLFVDDGGYATIHHVRSKLRKLKTQHPEISVAIIDYLQLMSGEGKEGRQQEVSEISRGLKQLARELEIPIVALSQLNRGLEARENKRPMLSDLRESGAIEQDADIILFVYRDDVYREAKEKEKEMKAKAEGKEYTSDFRKKAEEEAEIIIGKQRNGPTGTVDLVFQKQYTRFVDATHSPAFEVVYEESDIPANTGNISVDMPSI comes from the coding sequence ATGGAAAACATGTATAACCTGAATATCGAAAGGGCAGTACTTTCAGCCATTATTTTTGATCCGGAGATCTATGAGGAGATCGCCGCGAAACTTCATCCGCATGATTTCTATCTGCCGTTCCACCAGCATGTCTTTCTTGCAATGGAAGAACTTTCACGGGAAGAGAAACCCATAGATGAAGAATTCCTCCGTTCCAAGCTTGTCAGTATGGGCAAGTTCGATGAAGTGGCGATGCTTGAGCTGCTTTCGGCAAACCCCATCTCCAATACCGCAGCCTACCTTTCCGAGATCAAAGCCAAATCAAGCAAGCGGGCATTGGCAACTCTGGCGACAGAGATCAAGAAAGTCACCATAGAGGATGACTTGCCTGCCGAAGAGGTAATGAACCTGGTAGAGAAGAAACTCTACGAGATCACCCAGAACAATACCAATGAAGACTTCAGGGAATCCAAAGAGATCACTCTGGCGATGATGGATGAGATCAACCGTCTCAAAGCGCTGGGAAACTCTAAACTCATTGGTACGGATACGGGGTTCAAGAATCTGAATGATAAAACCTCCGGGTTTGGTAAAGGGGACCTGGTGATCATTGCTGCGAGGCCGGCAATGGGGAAAACTGCCCTGGTACTCAATATGGCGCTCAGGGCCATTGAAAGAAACGAAGGGGTAGCCTTCTTCTCGCTGGAAATGCCGGCGGAGCAGCTGATGCTGAGGCTGCTTTCTGCCAAGACATCCATACCACTGCAGCAGCTGAGGATAGGGGACTTGCGTGATGAGCAGTGGAGCCAGCTCTCTGCTGCGACAGATGAACTTTCGCAGAAAAAGCTTTTTGTCGATGACGGCGGGTATGCAACCATCCACCATGTACGGAGCAAACTGCGTAAGCTCAAGACACAGCATCCGGAGATATCCGTTGCGATCATCGACTACCTTCAGTTGATGAGCGGTGAAGGCAAAGAGGGGAGACAGCAGGAAGTCTCTGAAATATCCAGAGGCTTGAAACAGTTGGCCAGAGAGTTGGAGATACCTATCGTGGCGCTTTCACAGCTGAACCGTGGACTGGAAGCTAGAGAGAACAAGCGTCCAATGCTCTCTGACCTGCGTGAATCGGGAGCGATAGAGCAGGATGCCGACATCATTCTTTTTGTCTATCGTGATGATGTCTACCGTGAAGCCAAAGAGAAAGAGAAGGAGATGAAAGCCAAGGCGGAAGGGAAAGAGTATACTTCCGATTTCAGGAAGAAAGCCGAAGAGGAAGCGGAGATCATCATAGGCAAACAGAGGAACGGACCGACCGGGACGGTCGATCTGGTCTTTCAGAAACAGTACACGCGTTTTGTGGATGCAACGCACTCTCCT